From the genome of Gammaproteobacteria bacterium, one region includes:
- a CDS encoding EAL domain-containing protein has protein sequence MLNILDRLDDIPLLHAAINSVEDIVTISDSTGVIIYTNDAFSRITGYDRSEVIGEKTNLLKSGVQDALFYKRMWDVISTGEVFEGTLVNRRKDGNFYHEYKRVTPVLDEQSVILYYISIGKDVTESVNDKAYIHRLTYFDELTGLPKLAVVKLRLDERLQDMDVSQQKHTMLMVCINQIKPIKDVYGQEIADELIRSMSTQMQSLLQDAVTLTYMGSGRFGVFLEGVSDNHDVEEKIKQIFSTIHLDVSSINKDMTITFSVGISNYPEDGISIELLLKNAGLAITLGKTIDYEHQYYFYTSFQSSKQEKNTLLLEIELLRALERDEFVLHYQPQVDIQTGKITGSEALLRWQHPERGMVFPDEFIPVLESSGLIVSVGNWVLQEACRQNQYWIQECGYELSVSVNVSAVQLQTDDFPDRVLSSLSDSNMLSSALVLELTESAMIKNLGRTQALLRTLSNMDINIAIDDFGTGYSSLLYLKDLPLSSLKLDRTFSQSMCENKKDEAIAEAIVSIARSFDLKVVVEGIETRKQLSRVYQLGCHSLQGYLFSRPLAVDDMTVLLESGRRL, from the coding sequence ATGCTGAACATATTAGACCGACTTGATGATATTCCTCTGCTACATGCAGCAATTAATAGCGTTGAAGATATTGTTACCATCTCCGATTCCACGGGTGTGATTATTTATACCAATGATGCCTTTAGTCGGATTACAGGCTATGACCGTAGTGAGGTTATTGGTGAGAAGACTAATTTACTCAAGTCGGGTGTGCAGGATGCGCTATTTTACAAACGGATGTGGGACGTGATTAGTACCGGGGAGGTTTTTGAGGGAACGTTGGTTAATCGCAGGAAGGATGGTAACTTTTATCATGAGTATAAGAGGGTAACTCCGGTACTGGATGAGCAGAGTGTGATTCTCTATTATATTTCAATCGGTAAGGATGTTACCGAGTCCGTGAATGATAAGGCCTATATCCATCGCTTGACTTATTTTGATGAGTTAACAGGTTTACCCAAGCTAGCTGTAGTCAAATTGCGTCTTGACGAACGTCTGCAGGATATGGACGTTAGTCAGCAAAAGCATACTATGTTGATGGTTTGCATCAATCAGATTAAACCTATCAAGGATGTTTATGGACAAGAGATTGCTGATGAACTGATTCGTAGCATGTCTACACAGATGCAGTCATTGTTACAAGATGCGGTGACGTTAACCTATATGGGGAGTGGGCGTTTTGGTGTTTTTCTCGAAGGTGTTTCAGATAATCATGATGTCGAGGAAAAGATTAAGCAAATCTTCTCGACGATTCATCTGGATGTCTCTTCAATCAATAAGGATATGACCATTACCTTTTCTGTTGGTATCAGTAACTATCCTGAGGATGGTATCTCGATTGAGCTATTACTGAAGAACGCAGGCCTGGCGATTACCCTGGGGAAAACGATTGATTACGAACATCAATATTATTTTTACACCTCGTTTCAGAGCAGTAAGCAGGAGAAGAATACCCTGTTGCTGGAGATTGAGTTATTGAGGGCGTTGGAGCGTGATGAATTTGTTTTGCATTATCAACCACAGGTAGATATTCAAACGGGTAAGATTACAGGTAGTGAAGCTTTGTTACGTTGGCAACACCCGGAACGCGGGATGGTGTTTCCGGATGAATTTATACCGGTGCTGGAGTCATCAGGTCTGATTGTTTCAGTAGGGAACTGGGTATTGCAGGAGGCCTGTCGACAGAATCAGTACTGGATACAGGAATGTGGTTATGAGTTGAGTGTTTCGGTGAATGTATCCGCAGTGCAGCTACAGACGGATGATTTCCCTGATCGGGTACTTTCTTCTTTATCGGATAGCAATATGCTATCGAGCGCGTTGGTGCTGGAGTTGACGGAAAGTGCCATGATAAAGAACCTCGGTAGGACTCAAGCACTTTTACGCACGTTGTCTAATATGGATATTAATATTGCGATTGATGATTTTGGTACGGGCTATTCTTCACTTTTATATTTAAAGGATCTACCTTTGTCATCATTGAAACTGGATAGAACCTTCTCCCAAAGTATGTGTGAGAATAAGAAAGATGAGGCTATTGCGGAGGCCATTGTCTCTATTGCCCGGTCTTTTGATTTGAAGGTTGTGGTGGAAGGGATTGAAACGCGTAAGCAGTTATCCAGGGTGTATCAATTAGGTTGTCATTCATTGCAAGGCTATTTATTTAGCCGTCCTCTAGCAGTGGATGATATGACAGTATTGCTGGAGAGTGGCAGACGCTTGTAA
- a CDS encoding YaiI/YqxD family protein: MKIWVDADACPVVVKDILFKASMRTGVAMTLVANQFVRVPKSPLINMLQVGAGFDVADDEIVKRLEVGDLVITSDIPLAAEVIEKGGHALNPRGELYTVDNIRARLNMRDFMDTLRGSGISTGGPPPLSQSDRQSFANQLDTFLTRYS; encoded by the coding sequence ATGAAGATATGGGTCGATGCGGATGCCTGTCCGGTTGTGGTTAAGGATATTCTGTTCAAGGCATCAATGCGTACCGGGGTGGCAATGACACTGGTAGCCAATCAATTTGTGCGTGTACCGAAATCACCCCTGATTAATATGTTGCAGGTTGGGGCTGGCTTTGATGTGGCGGATGATGAGATCGTGAAAAGACTGGAGGTGGGGGATCTGGTGATAACCAGTGACATTCCCCTGGCGGCAGAGGTTATCGAGAAGGGTGGCCATGCACTTAACCCCCGTGGTGAGTTGTATACTGTCGATAATATCCGTGCCCGATTAAACATGCGGGATTTTATGGATACTCTACGCGGTAGTGGGATCAGTACCGGTGGTCCACCGCCATTAAGTCAGAGTGATAGGCAGTCCTTTGCCAATCAACTGGATACATTCCTGACCCGATATAGTTAA
- a CDS encoding cytochrome C: MGHVGQYPLLLSGGVFVAGILFWGAFNTVLEVTNNMDFCISCHEMEDNVYREYLGTVHYSNRTGVRATCPDCHVPKEWQHMVVRKIKASNELIHKVMGSIDTPEKFNAKRLELAKHVWGVMKDADSRECRNCHSFDAMNKAVQQSRTALVHNYAQQRGKTCIDCHKGIAHKLPDGYMAYKGGNDEDHEFYEQEKLSCYQCHVDMPQPDNEDWGF, from the coding sequence ATGGGACATGTTGGTCAATATCCATTGTTATTATCAGGGGGTGTTTTTGTTGCCGGAATATTATTCTGGGGGGCATTTAATACGGTATTGGAAGTAACGAATAATATGGATTTTTGTATCTCATGTCATGAGATGGAAGATAATGTCTATCGGGAATATCTCGGGACAGTACATTACAGTAATCGTACCGGTGTCAGGGCAACCTGCCCGGATTGTCATGTCCCTAAAGAGTGGCAACATATGGTGGTTAGAAAAATTAAGGCCTCTAATGAGTTAATACATAAGGTAATGGGTTCGATTGATACGCCAGAAAAGTTTAATGCCAAGCGTTTGGAACTTGCGAAACATGTATGGGGTGTGATGAAGGATGCTGATTCAAGGGAATGTAGAAATTGCCATTCTTTTGATGCAATGAATAAAGCAGTACAACAGTCCCGCACTGCCCTTGTGCATAACTATGCGCAACAGAGGGGCAAGACCTGTATTGATTGCCATAAAGGTATTGCTCATAAGCTACCAGATGGTTATATGGCTTATAAGGGTGGCAATGATGAAGATCATGAATTTTACGAGCAAGAAAAATTATCGTGTTATCAATGTCATGTGGATATGCCGCAACCAGATAATGAGGATTGGGGTTTTTGA
- a CDS encoding 4Fe-4S binding protein produces the protein MIMTHPGLPSYWGYIVWAFMLIVSLWVIVAKMPGRLTIRHIQLNDIKLLGSFSRLFTSSTGLLLFIRIIVVALFFLVIYSGLTGTPVPARNIATVLTWNIWWAGLIISIFFLGSAWCAICPWDALANWFVKPRLWLLKMNNSLELKPPRWMRTVWPALLMLIGLTWLELGYGVTSDPYATALLSLLMVVMATLSLAIFRNKAFCHYICPVGRTVGFYAQLAPIELRPIDPDICAQCTGLECFNGTDEVDPCPTQLVMGSLTQNTYCTSCGNCVRSCPDKNISWRLRPQSQEAISSARPHWDEAWFMLILLALTSFHGITMMEFWETWMQQFAQIIGDSGQLLVSFSTGLMVSIIIPVSIYALFIVITRWISGSDVGFKPFFMGLVFVTLPLAFAYHIAHNLNHMLRETAGAGQLLMETLGMGSGSLVSHGRLPIPEEALFAMQGLLMMFGFWVAVKVLRYRIKSFVSEAGFRLTPILVFIISVNGFHLWLLMQPMIMRMGGV, from the coding sequence ATGATAATGACACATCCAGGTTTACCCTCATATTGGGGATATATTGTTTGGGCTTTTATGCTCATTGTTAGTTTGTGGGTTATTGTGGCAAAAATGCCTGGTAGATTAACTATAAGGCATATCCAGTTAAATGATATTAAGTTATTAGGCTCTTTTAGCCGACTTTTTACCTCGTCTACCGGGTTATTACTTTTTATCAGGATAATTGTTGTCGCATTATTCTTTCTGGTTATTTATTCAGGTCTTACCGGAACACCTGTTCCAGCAAGGAATATCGCTACTGTTCTAACATGGAATATCTGGTGGGCAGGGCTGATCATCTCGATTTTTTTTCTGGGTTCTGCCTGGTGTGCGATTTGTCCGTGGGATGCACTGGCAAACTGGTTTGTAAAGCCTCGTCTCTGGTTATTAAAAATGAATAATAGTCTTGAGCTGAAACCACCGCGATGGATGCGGACAGTATGGCCGGCACTATTAATGTTAATTGGTTTGACCTGGTTGGAATTAGGTTATGGTGTGACATCTGATCCTTACGCAACGGCATTACTGTCATTACTTATGGTGGTGATGGCAACATTGTCATTGGCAATATTCAGGAATAAGGCCTTTTGTCATTATATTTGTCCGGTTGGTCGTACTGTGGGTTTCTATGCGCAGCTTGCACCCATTGAATTACGCCCGATTGATCCGGATATCTGTGCGCAATGCACAGGTCTGGAATGCTTTAATGGTACCGATGAAGTTGATCCATGCCCTACACAACTTGTTATGGGCAGTTTGACACAAAACACCTACTGTACATCTTGCGGTAATTGTGTCCGAAGTTGCCCTGATAAAAATATCTCCTGGCGCTTGCGTCCACAGAGTCAGGAGGCAATCTCCAGCGCACGCCCTCATTGGGATGAGGCATGGTTTATGCTGATTCTGCTGGCACTGACCAGTTTTCATGGCATCACCATGATGGAGTTTTGGGAAACCTGGATGCAACAGTTTGCACAAATAATTGGTGATTCAGGACAATTGTTGGTTAGTTTTTCAACTGGTCTAATGGTAAGTATTATTATACCCGTTAGTATCTACGCATTATTTATAGTTATAACCCGTTGGATATCAGGATCAGATGTTGGTTTTAAACCATTTTTTATGGGGCTGGTCTTTGTTACCCTGCCATTAGCTTTTGCCTATCATATTGCACATAATCTAAACCACATGCTGCGTGAAACGGCAGGTGCTGGCCAATTATTGATGGAAACTTTGGGTATGGGGTCGGGGTCGCTGGTATCACATGGTCGTTTGCCGATTCCGGAAGAGGCGTTGTTTGCGATGCAAGGTCTGTTAATGATGTTTGGTTTCTGGGTTGCAGTTAAAGTCTTACGCTATCGTATTAAATCGTTTGTATCAGAAGCTGGTTTTCGCCTTACACCTATTCTGGTCTTTATTATTAGTGTCAATGGTTTCCATCTATGGTTATTGATGCAACCGATGATAATGCGTATGGGGGGAGTGTGA
- a CDS encoding 4Fe-4S dicluster domain-containing protein: protein MRRRDLLKKMIVAASTFGLASVPYAIGRLMVPLTTFDFSNHLRPPGALVNEDDFIRACIGCGLCGEVCPPRCILFEKREGGNGVNTPYIDPELKACILCQKCMDVCPTDAITKIDIHEVNMGLAQIDRTACYPWVDRGICGACVNICPLGEKAIAFEFANMYRPYIKEDGCVGCGICVEVCPHPSLPIRIVESVQGTVTRHNA, encoded by the coding sequence ATGCGGCGACGTGATCTTTTAAAAAAAATGATTGTTGCAGCAAGTACCTTTGGTCTGGCATCAGTTCCTTATGCTATTGGTCGATTAATGGTTCCGCTTACAACGTTTGATTTCTCGAATCATTTACGCCCACCGGGGGCTCTTGTCAATGAGGATGATTTTATCAGAGCCTGTATAGGATGTGGGCTTTGTGGGGAGGTTTGTCCGCCTCGGTGTATCCTGTTCGAGAAACGAGAGGGTGGTAACGGGGTTAATACGCCCTATATAGATCCTGAGCTAAAGGCGTGTATCCTGTGCCAGAAGTGTATGGATGTTTGTCCAACAGATGCCATTACAAAGATTGATATACATGAAGTTAATATGGGCCTTGCACAAATTGATAGAACAGCCTGTTATCCCTGGGTTGATCGAGGGATTTGCGGGGCGTGTGTCAATATATGTCCATTAGGGGAGAAAGCCATCGCCTTTGAATTTGCTAATATGTACAGACCGTATATAAAAGAGGATGGTTGTGTTGGCTGTGGGATTTGTGTAGAGGTTTGCCCACACCCATCTTTACCAATAAGGATTGTTGAATCTGTGCAGGGCACGGTAACAAGACATAATGCTTAA
- a CDS encoding 4Fe-4S binding protein: MNNNIKPFFLWRHLNKLRWVVLSIVFLMLVLLPFIHVYQTFVASFSYDLLDESEKFLFDIMEAITSPFVDDPAQELDAIKGTTWSGNFFGYQISDPLAVIGQLAASMSIYWPFVLTALVPVIFTVVFGRFFCGWICPANFLYELNTIVSLWLQDLGIRAGHRKLDRRMKYLVLAIGLGLCVISGSVLISIIYPPAIIGRELYFAIALGGFGSGLVFFILTLLFDLFVSRRGFCRYICPGGALYSLLGRFRMFRIKRIVDNCNDCAKCNAVCEFGLDPLHDDFGQECNNCTACIAVCPTDAMTFVVKIKDEGNQGPGHLGKQYIRLNQVQGKQDAAT, from the coding sequence ATGAATAATAATATTAAGCCATTCTTTCTCTGGAGGCATCTTAACAAGCTTCGTTGGGTCGTTTTGAGTATTGTTTTTTTGATGCTTGTTCTACTACCTTTTATACATGTTTACCAAACTTTTGTAGCCTCATTTTCCTATGATTTACTCGATGAATCAGAGAAATTCCTATTTGATATTATGGAGGCAATTACCTCGCCGTTTGTTGATGATCCTGCACAGGAACTGGATGCCATTAAAGGTACCACATGGTCAGGCAATTTCTTTGGTTATCAAATATCAGATCCTTTGGCCGTTATTGGTCAGCTTGCCGCAAGTATGTCTATCTATTGGCCATTTGTTTTAACGGCCTTGGTGCCGGTTATATTTACAGTGGTATTCGGACGTTTTTTTTGTGGCTGGATTTGTCCCGCTAACTTTCTTTATGAGCTTAATACAATTGTTTCGCTATGGTTACAGGATCTTGGTATCAGGGCAGGACATAGAAAGCTTGATCGACGCATGAAGTATCTGGTGCTCGCTATTGGCCTGGGGCTTTGTGTCATTAGTGGTTCGGTTTTGATATCGATTATTTATCCTCCTGCAATTATTGGTCGTGAGCTTTATTTTGCAATTGCATTAGGCGGTTTTGGCTCAGGGTTGGTGTTCTTTATTTTAACCTTATTATTTGATTTGTTCGTATCCCGGCGTGGATTTTGTCGTTATATATGCCCTGGCGGTGCACTTTACTCGCTGCTTGGTCGATTCAGAATGTTTCGTATTAAACGCATTGTGGATAATTGTAACGATTGTGCCAAATGTAATGCGGTATGTGAGTTTGGTCTGGATCCGTTGCATGATGATTTTGGACAAGAATGTAATAATTGCACGGCATGTATCGCAGTTTGTCCAACCGATGCAATGACCTTTGTGGTGAAAATCAAGGATGAGGGTAATCAGGGGCCGGGACATTTAGGTAAGCAATATATCCGATTAAATCAGGTACAGGGTAAACAGGATGCGGCGACGTGA
- a CDS encoding 4Fe-4S dicluster domain-containing protein, with amino-acid sequence MERRKFFKELIAGAVASTVLKSSLLEAAFSQQTGLRFLRPPGSLPEDIFESRCIRCGQCSEVCPNRCIEYFNLENGVKSLNTPYIIPRTKACILCMKCGDVCPTGAIKPLERTAEDILGYVRMGKARVEKSLCLSYQGKTCGVCYRACPLQDVAIRVGMLEQPHVLDGCVGCGLCERSCIQLPQAIRIIPDHIRRTV; translated from the coding sequence ATGGAAAGACGAAAGTTTTTTAAAGAGCTTATTGCCGGTGCGGTAGCAAGCACTGTGTTGAAGTCATCTTTACTTGAGGCCGCTTTTTCACAGCAAACAGGGTTGAGGTTTCTACGGCCTCCGGGGTCATTGCCAGAAGATATATTTGAAAGCCGCTGTATTCGTTGTGGTCAATGCAGTGAGGTTTGTCCTAATCGTTGTATTGAATATTTCAATCTGGAGAATGGAGTCAAGTCTCTTAATACGCCTTATATTATCCCACGTACCAAGGCCTGTATCCTTTGTATGAAATGTGGTGATGTATGCCCGACGGGTGCTATAAAGCCACTTGAACGAACTGCGGAAGATATCCTTGGTTATGTACGAATGGGTAAGGCTCGCGTTGAAAAAAGTCTGTGTTTATCCTATCAGGGAAAGACCTGTGGTGTTTGTTATCGAGCCTGTCCATTGCAGGATGTAGCGATAAGGGTAGGTATGCTTGAGCAACCCCATGTGCTGGATGGTTGTGTCGGTTGTGGTCTGTGTGAACGGTCATGTATTCAATTACCACAGGCAATCAGGATTATCCCTGATCACATTAGAAGGACGGTATAG
- a CDS encoding molybdopterin-dependent oxidoreductase, protein MKRSKDISRREFIKNSTFITGSAAGAGLFVGDNPELEAATNPDSSSTKRTTALAQCPYCGVGCGTVIISENGRIVSMRPDKDHPTNYGLQCIKGLTAAEPIYVDRMEGDSYVRKDVWEEWNKPDHGDMDFISKTKNAFDEELFVRVPYHDASNMVAHKVAYFAKKYGGNSIALYGSGQLTMEGQYLENLFMKGVLGSNTIEANARMCMTSAVTGYFATLGSDTPPLAYEDLEMSDMIMHFGHNARESHPIIYWRIADYKKKTDIPTVIVDPRWTGSSQGYADINPKNHVHLPVLNGDISLLNSIAHVLLNDHDDVIDWGFVKQHSTGWKEYVKEVKKSYSPEQVQDRMGTDKVTPELIRKVAGMFADATRKRLARSKMDQSGDGYGGVIIMWGIGYNQHIHGQNNVISIINLLTLTGNLAKPGCGPFSMTGQPNAMGERFTGGLTGRLPFNLPLKDEKHRKHMAKAWGVPEKNLITAMNGDNRGMAIGMMERANKGEIKAMFLVYATHIDLPDQHNLVRPGLMKSFNVVQEIYRHAPNNLFADVIFPAATWGEVEGVYISSERRINICQAGGTPPPGCLPDMDMVIDKGKEIADLLGLDGDKIFPWGRNDKGFYDSEQIFRSVVEASGGTDTDLTGMLEVEKIDGIGLYQQLINLRGIQWPAPTYSIAKEGGAKRRYMGQEGVWESKPYGYFRTNDGKVHIKLCKQDYSQRKEVTRKLMEFGVKKDHYVIDNLDLMKQARDMALTPDLPDEEHRDKNWEDIPKDQYPYWLGLGVVYEHFHTAKSNRSPTTRRLVPEMYVEMHPDDAGVLGIKDGDQVRLITRRGHYQARAQVGSNSIVKPARNSVPRGYLFSPWNLSVADSADPKKNKWLVNAVSSRVFDPVSGQVDFKKLACRIEKV, encoded by the coding sequence ATGAAACGTAGCAAAGATATTTCCAGACGTGAATTTATAAAGAATAGCACCTTTATTACAGGTTCAGCTGCCGGTGCCGGTTTGTTTGTCGGTGATAATCCTGAGCTGGAGGCGGCAACAAATCCAGATAGTTCTTCAACCAAACGGACAACGGCACTGGCACAGTGTCCATATTGTGGCGTGGGTTGTGGAACGGTGATTATATCCGAGAATGGTCGGATTGTTTCCATGCGTCCTGATAAGGATCATCCAACCAATTATGGTCTTCAGTGTATTAAGGGTTTAACGGCTGCGGAGCCTATCTACGTTGATCGTATGGAAGGTGATTCGTACGTGCGAAAAGATGTGTGGGAAGAATGGAATAAGCCTGATCATGGTGATATGGACTTTATCAGTAAGACCAAAAATGCCTTTGATGAAGAGTTATTTGTTCGTGTGCCATATCATGATGCGTCTAATATGGTGGCACATAAAGTAGCTTATTTTGCCAAAAAATATGGCGGTAACTCGATTGCATTGTATGGCTCAGGTCAGTTGACTATGGAAGGGCAGTATCTCGAAAATTTATTTATGAAGGGTGTTCTGGGTTCCAATACTATTGAAGCCAATGCTCGTATGTGTATGACCTCGGCGGTAACAGGTTATTTTGCCACCCTGGGTTCTGATACGCCACCGCTGGCTTATGAAGATCTGGAGATGAGCGATATGATTATGCATTTTGGTCATAACGCGCGAGAGTCCCATCCTATCATTTATTGGCGTATTGCGGATTATAAGAAGAAGACAGATATTCCTACCGTCATTGTTGATCCACGTTGGACGGGTTCAAGCCAGGGTTATGCTGATATTAATCCGAAAAACCACGTGCATCTTCCTGTTCTGAATGGTGATATCAGCTTATTAAATTCTATCGCTCATGTGTTATTGAATGATCATGATGATGTGATTGATTGGGGTTTTGTCAAGCAGCATTCCACCGGCTGGAAGGAATATGTTAAAGAAGTGAAGAAGAGCTATAGCCCTGAGCAGGTTCAGGATCGTATGGGTACTGATAAAGTTACCCCAGAGCTGATTCGTAAAGTAGCGGGTATGTTTGCGGATGCAACCCGTAAACGTCTGGCGAGAAGCAAGATGGATCAATCTGGTGATGGTTATGGTGGCGTTATCATCATGTGGGGTATTGGTTATAACCAACATATTCATGGGCAGAACAATGTTATTTCCATTATTAATTTGTTAACGCTAACGGGTAATCTGGCAAAACCAGGTTGTGGACCTTTTTCAATGACAGGGCAGCCTAATGCTATGGGTGAGCGTTTTACGGGTGGTTTAACCGGGCGTCTACCCTTTAATTTGCCACTAAAGGATGAGAAGCATCGTAAACATATGGCAAAGGCCTGGGGTGTGCCAGAAAAGAACCTGATTACTGCAATGAACGGTGATAACAGGGGTATGGCCATTGGTATGATGGAACGTGCAAACAAGGGTGAAATCAAGGCAATGTTTCTGGTCTATGCCACCCATATTGATTTACCGGATCAACATAATCTTGTTCGTCCTGGATTGATGAAATCATTTAATGTGGTGCAGGAAATCTATCGTCATGCACCCAATAATCTATTTGCTGATGTGATCTTCCCTGCAGCGACCTGGGGTGAGGTTGAGGGTGTTTATATTAGCTCTGAACGTCGAATTAATATCTGTCAGGCGGGAGGGACACCACCTCCAGGTTGTCTGCCTGATATGGATATGGTCATTGATAAGGGTAAGGAGATCGCCGATCTTCTGGGTCTGGATGGTGACAAGATCTTCCCGTGGGGTAGGAATGATAAAGGATTCTACGATTCCGAGCAGATCTTCCGTTCTGTTGTAGAGGCCTCCGGGGGGACGGATACTGACCTTACGGGTATGTTGGAGGTTGAGAAGATTGATGGTATCGGTTTGTACCAGCAGTTAATTAATCTGCGTGGTATTCAGTGGCCTGCACCAACGTATAGTATTGCAAAAGAAGGGGGTGCAAAACGTCGTTATATGGGGCAGGAAGGGGTATGGGAATCCAAGCCTTATGGTTATTTCCGTACCAATGATGGCAAGGTGCATATTAAATTGTGCAAGCAGGATTACAGTCAACGTAAGGAAGTTACCAGGAAACTGATGGAGTTTGGTGTCAAGAAGGATCATTACGTTATTGATAATCTTGATTTGATGAAGCAAGCGCGTGATATGGCCTTAACACCGGATCTTCCTGATGAAGAACATCGAGACAAGAACTGGGAGGATATTCCAAAAGACCAATATCCTTACTGGTTAGGACTCGGTGTCGTATATGAACATTTCCATACCGCGAAATCCAACCGTAGTCCAACGACACGTCGTTTGGTTCCCGAGATGTATGTAGAGATGCATCCTGATGATGCCGGGGTGTTGGGTATAAAGGATGGTGATCAAGTGCGCCTTATTACTCGTCGTGGTCATTATCAGGCACGCGCTCAGGTTGGTAGTAATAGTATTGTTAAACCGGCACGAAACTCGGTGCCAAGAGGGTATTTATTTAGCCCATGGAATCTGTCGGTAGCAGATAGTGCTGATCCGAAGAAAAACAAATGGTTAGTAAATGCAGTTTCCAGTCGTGTCTTTGATCCTGTATCGGGTCAGGTGGATTTCAAGAAACTGGCCTGTCGAATTGAGAAGGTTTGA
- a CDS encoding c-type cytochrome — MMRHKHFINGVIGIALFVVSLMGYAASNIVQEGKQIFDMNCMACHQADAIGKPGFAPSLTNKELLRVASDRFFMSTIRDGRVGTGMPPFAHLGKKKITAVVAYLRAHEKGPNHSKEIDAQPDSYGDARKGDLWFEEICESCHGVNGEGYAAGVVGPAIGRAGFLNKVSDGFIRETIKKGRSNTRMRGFSGTEGLANLSDSEIDDIISFLRSLKPSNRTAR, encoded by the coding sequence ATGATGCGTCACAAACATTTTATTAATGGGGTGATTGGTATCGCGCTGTTTGTTGTCAGCTTAATGGGGTACGCGGCTTCAAATATTGTACAGGAAGGTAAGCAGATATTCGATATGAACTGCATGGCCTGTCATCAGGCTGATGCTATTGGTAAACCTGGTTTTGCGCCCTCCCTGACCAATAAGGAATTACTCAGAGTTGCTTCTGACAGGTTCTTTATGTCAACTATCAGAGATGGCCGTGTAGGTACCGGTATGCCTCCATTTGCACATCTGGGCAAAAAGAAGATAACAGCCGTTGTAGCCTATCTGCGGGCACATGAAAAAGGGCCTAATCATTCCAAAGAAATTGATGCGCAGCCTGATTCCTACGGTGATGCACGCAAGGGTGATTTGTGGTTTGAGGAGATATGTGAAAGCTGCCATGGTGTGAATGGTGAGGGCTATGCCGCGGGTGTTGTGGGCCCTGCAATTGGTCGAGCTGGATTCCTGAACAAGGTATCAGATGGTTTTATTCGTGAAACCATCAAAAAGGGTCGATCCAATACGCGTATGCGTGGTTTTTCGGGGACGGAAGGTTTGGCTAATCTGAGCGATTCCGAAATTGATGACATTATCTCTTTCTTGCGTAGTTTAAAACCAAGTAATCGTACCGCTAGATAA